In Microbacterium maritypicum, the following are encoded in one genomic region:
- a CDS encoding branched-chain amino acid aminotransferase, whose amino-acid sequence MTTIDAEATVAPLEFLVMKNLNAVSPDRLAEALENPGFGVVFTDHMVDICWSAKGGWHRPRVQPYGPIPLDPAASVLHYAQEIFEGIKAYRHADGSIHTFRPDRNAARLQASARRLALPELPTEYFIQSLRELIAVDGRWVPTGADQSLYLRPFMFAKEAFLGVRAAQKVAYYVIASPAGAYFTGGVKPVRIWLSEEYARAGKGGTGKAKTGGNYASSLLAQSEASAKGCDQVVFLNEKRDVEELGGMNVVFVFKDGRVVTPESDSILEGITRDSLLQLAEDRGYTVEKRPISIDEWREGVASGDIVEVFACGTAAVVTPIGALVGDGFDEPQPLGELALSLREELTDIQYGRREDKHGWLLRLDA is encoded by the coding sequence AATCCGGGCTTCGGCGTGGTCTTCACCGATCACATGGTCGACATCTGCTGGTCCGCCAAGGGCGGGTGGCACCGCCCGCGCGTGCAGCCGTACGGTCCGATTCCGCTGGACCCCGCCGCATCCGTCCTGCACTACGCGCAGGAGATCTTCGAGGGCATCAAGGCCTATCGTCACGCCGACGGCTCGATCCACACGTTCCGTCCCGACCGCAACGCCGCGCGCCTGCAGGCCAGCGCCCGCCGACTCGCGCTGCCGGAGCTGCCGACCGAGTACTTCATCCAGTCGCTGCGCGAGCTCATCGCCGTCGACGGCCGCTGGGTGCCGACCGGGGCGGACCAGAGCCTCTACCTGCGGCCCTTCATGTTCGCCAAGGAGGCCTTCCTCGGCGTCCGCGCCGCCCAGAAGGTCGCCTACTACGTGATCGCCAGCCCTGCGGGCGCCTACTTCACCGGCGGCGTCAAGCCGGTGCGCATCTGGCTCTCCGAGGAGTACGCTCGCGCCGGCAAGGGCGGCACGGGCAAGGCGAAGACCGGCGGCAACTATGCCTCCAGCCTGCTCGCACAGAGCGAGGCCAGCGCGAAGGGCTGCGACCAGGTGGTCTTCCTCAACGAGAAGCGCGACGTCGAAGAGCTCGGCGGCATGAACGTCGTCTTCGTCTTCAAGGACGGCCGGGTGGTGACACCGGAGTCGGACAGCATCCTCGAGGGCATCACGCGCGACTCGCTGCTGCAGCTCGCGGAGGACCGCGGCTACACGGTCGAGAAGCGTCCGATCTCGATCGACGAGTGGCGTGAAGGCGTGGCTTCCGGAGACATCGTCGAGGTGTTCGCCTGCGGCACCGCGGCAGTCGTCACTCCGATCGGTGCGCTGGTCGGCGACGGGTTCGACGAGCCGCAGCCGCTGGGCGAGCTCGCCCTCTCGCTGCGTGAGGAGCTCACCGACATCCAGTACGGTCGCCGCGAAGACAAGCACGGCTGGCTCCTGCGTCTCGACGCCTGA
- the gltX gene encoding glutamate--tRNA ligase: MATPHPLTTTVSGADVRVRFCPSPTGLPHVGMVRTALYNWAYARHNGGKMVFRIEDTDAARDSEESFRQLVDALTWLKIDWDEGVEVGGPHAPYRQSERHDIYRAVIDKLIATGALYESYSTAEEIDARNEAAGRAKQLGYDNFDRDLTDEQKAAFRAEGRQPALRLRVPDEDVTYVDLIRGEVTFPAGSFPDFVVVRPNGVPLYTFVNPVDDALMGITHVLRGEDLMPSTARQLSLYAALIDAGVTTFVPRFAHMPLVLGETGNKKLSKRDPQADLFLHRDRGFIPEGLLNYLALLGWSIGPDRDVFSLDEFTAAFDIENVNPNPARFDQKKAESINGDHIRMLGEKDFAERTIPYLAAAGLFDEPTHEQLVMAFRVAPLVQERVQLLGEVPGMVGFLFEDEVSYAEDALKGLPANAAEVLDACVSALEPVDDFVPEKIQEALATALIEKLELKPRIAYGPPRVAITGRRISPPLFESMELLGKDESLRRLRSLSAFLAS, from the coding sequence ATGGCTACCCCTCACCCCCTCACCACGACTGTCAGTGGTGCCGACGTCCGCGTCCGCTTCTGCCCATCGCCGACCGGGCTGCCGCACGTCGGCATGGTCCGCACGGCGCTCTACAACTGGGCGTACGCACGCCACAACGGCGGGAAGATGGTGTTCCGCATCGAGGACACCGATGCCGCCCGCGACAGCGAGGAGAGCTTCCGTCAGCTCGTCGATGCGCTCACCTGGCTCAAGATCGACTGGGACGAGGGTGTCGAGGTCGGCGGACCCCACGCTCCGTATCGGCAGTCCGAGCGCCACGACATCTACCGTGCGGTGATCGACAAGCTCATCGCCACCGGGGCGCTGTACGAGAGCTACTCGACGGCGGAGGAGATCGACGCGCGCAACGAGGCCGCAGGCCGCGCCAAGCAGCTCGGCTACGACAACTTCGACCGCGACCTCACCGACGAGCAGAAGGCGGCGTTCCGCGCCGAGGGCCGCCAGCCCGCCCTGCGCCTGCGCGTGCCGGACGAGGACGTCACCTACGTCGACCTCATCCGCGGCGAGGTCACGTTCCCCGCGGGTTCGTTCCCCGACTTCGTGGTCGTGCGGCCGAACGGCGTGCCGCTGTACACGTTCGTGAACCCTGTCGACGACGCGCTCATGGGCATCACCCACGTCCTGCGCGGCGAAGACCTCATGCCCTCCACCGCGCGCCAGCTCTCGCTGTATGCGGCGCTGATCGACGCCGGTGTCACGACCTTCGTGCCGCGCTTCGCGCACATGCCGCTCGTGCTGGGCGAGACCGGCAACAAGAAGCTCTCCAAGCGCGACCCGCAGGCCGACCTGTTCCTGCACCGCGACCGCGGCTTCATCCCCGAGGGGCTGTTGAACTACCTGGCGCTGCTCGGGTGGTCGATCGGTCCGGACCGCGACGTGTTCTCGCTCGACGAGTTCACCGCGGCGTTCGACATCGAGAACGTCAATCCGAACCCGGCACGCTTCGACCAGAAGAAGGCCGAATCGATCAACGGCGACCACATCCGGATGCTGGGGGAGAAGGACTTCGCCGAGCGGACGATCCCGTATCTCGCGGCGGCCGGCCTCTTCGACGAGCCCACGCACGAGCAGCTCGTGATGGCCTTCCGGGTCGCACCGCTCGTGCAGGAGCGCGTACAGCTGCTGGGCGAGGTCCCCGGCATGGTCGGGTTCCTGTTCGAGGACGAGGTCTCCTACGCCGAAGACGCGCTCAAGGGTCTGCCGGCGAATGCTGCCGAGGTCCTCGACGCGTGCGTCAGCGCCCTCGAGCCCGTGGATGATTTCGTGCCCGAGAAGATCCAGGAAGCGCTGGCCACGGCGCTCATCGAGAAGCTGGAGCTCAAGCCGCGGATCGCTTACGGGCCGCCGCGGGTCGCCATCACCGGCCGTCGGATCTCGCCGCCGCTGTTCGAGTCGATGGAGCTGCTCGGCAAGGATGAGTCCCTGCGTCGTCTGCGGTCGCTCTCGGCATTCCTCGCGAGCTGA
- a CDS encoding MFS transporter, with protein sequence MSDVALTATQQATVQRRTVLVLSFGQVLGGIAFGATVSLGALLAADISGNDALSGLATASVTLGAAACAIPLARLAARVGRRRALTLGNLFALVGIAVVILAASVRVFPLLLAGILMIGAGNAGNLQSRFAATDLAAPQHRGRDLSIVVWSTTIGGVAGPLLLGPGEIVGQAVGMPPQTGSYLFSFVAQCAALVLYLVALRPDPLLAAQRLAKVAAATTGAVVLDRPRVARYAIFAVAGSHVVMASVMAMTPVHLSHMAHGAQGMAATPADVSALVGITIALHVGGMYALSPVFGVLADRWGRLRVVLLGQVLLAGALAFAVFTGTEAWGVMVALILLGLGWSAATVAGAALLTEASAPELRTRRQGRSDSLMSLSAAAGSVLAGVVLANFQYAGLGVAAFILVIAIVALSPLARSGTR encoded by the coding sequence ATGAGCGATGTCGCCCTGACGGCGACGCAGCAGGCGACCGTCCAGCGGCGGACCGTACTGGTGCTGTCCTTCGGGCAGGTGCTGGGCGGCATCGCCTTCGGCGCCACGGTGTCGCTCGGCGCTCTTCTGGCGGCGGACATCTCGGGGAACGATGCGCTCTCCGGCCTGGCGACGGCGTCGGTCACGTTGGGAGCGGCGGCGTGCGCCATTCCGCTCGCGCGTCTCGCCGCGCGCGTCGGGCGGCGTCGGGCACTCACCCTCGGCAACCTGTTCGCGCTGGTCGGCATCGCTGTCGTCATCCTCGCCGCCTCTGTGCGGGTCTTCCCCCTGCTGCTGGCGGGCATCCTGATGATCGGCGCCGGCAACGCGGGCAACCTGCAGTCCCGGTTCGCGGCCACGGATCTGGCAGCACCTCAGCATCGCGGCCGTGATCTCTCGATCGTCGTCTGGTCGACGACCATCGGCGGGGTCGCCGGGCCCTTACTCCTCGGTCCCGGAGAGATCGTGGGGCAGGCGGTCGGCATGCCGCCGCAGACCGGCTCATATCTGTTCTCGTTCGTCGCGCAGTGTGCGGCTCTGGTGCTGTACCTCGTAGCCCTCCGCCCCGATCCGCTGCTCGCTGCGCAGCGTCTCGCGAAGGTGGCGGCGGCGACGACCGGGGCCGTGGTGCTCGACCGCCCTCGTGTAGCGCGCTACGCGATCTTCGCGGTCGCCGGATCCCACGTGGTGATGGCGTCCGTGATGGCGATGACGCCGGTGCACCTCTCGCACATGGCACATGGCGCGCAGGGCATGGCAGCCACTCCGGCCGATGTGTCCGCGCTCGTCGGCATCACGATCGCTTTGCACGTCGGCGGCATGTACGCTCTGTCGCCCGTGTTCGGCGTGCTCGCCGATCGCTGGGGGCGTCTGCGCGTGGTGCTGTTGGGTCAGGTGCTGCTCGCCGGTGCGCTGGCGTTCGCCGTGTTCACGGGCACGGAGGCCTGGGGCGTGATGGTCGCGCTCATCCTGCTGGGGCTGGGCTGGAGTGCGGCGACGGTCGCCGGTGCCGCACTGCTCACCGAGGCGTCCGCACCGGAGCTGCGCACCCGCCGGCAGGGCCGCAGCGACTCGCTGATGAGCCTCTCGGCGGCAGCCGGATCGGTACTGGCCGGGGTCGTTCTGGCGAACTTCCAGTACGCGGGGCTCGGTGTGGCCGCGTTCATCCTGGTGATCGCGATCGTCGCCCTGTCTCCGCTGGCTCGCTCCGGCACCCGATGA
- a CDS encoding fumarylacetoacetate hydrolase family protein encodes MKIARFSHDEAIMYGIIDERELVVLAGDPMFTGYETTGARVPLADAALLAPVIPRSKVVCVGKNYHDHAAEMGGVAPEEPLLFLKPNTSVIGPGDAIVRPTLSERTEYEGELVVVIGKIAKNVKAENALDYVLGYTIGNDVTARDLQRKDGQWSRAKGFDTFCPLGPVIETDFDPANATIETRVNGEVRQHAPLTDMIHSVPAIIEYASAVFTLLPGDVIMTGTPAGVGTFEAGDVVEVEISGLGILRNSVRDAVPAP; translated from the coding sequence ATGAAGATCGCCCGGTTCAGCCACGACGAAGCCATCATGTACGGGATCATCGACGAGCGCGAGCTCGTGGTGCTCGCCGGAGACCCGATGTTCACCGGGTACGAGACCACCGGCGCGCGTGTACCGCTCGCGGATGCTGCGCTGCTCGCCCCGGTGATCCCGCGGTCGAAGGTCGTCTGCGTCGGCAAGAACTACCACGACCACGCCGCCGAGATGGGGGGAGTGGCTCCCGAGGAGCCGCTGCTCTTCCTGAAGCCCAACACCTCGGTGATCGGCCCCGGCGACGCGATCGTGCGTCCGACCCTCTCCGAGCGCACCGAGTACGAGGGTGAGCTCGTCGTGGTGATCGGCAAGATCGCGAAGAACGTGAAGGCCGAGAACGCGCTCGACTACGTGCTGGGCTACACGATCGGGAACGACGTGACCGCGCGTGACCTGCAGCGCAAGGACGGCCAGTGGTCGCGTGCGAAGGGCTTCGACACGTTCTGCCCCCTCGGGCCGGTCATCGAGACCGATTTCGACCCGGCGAACGCCACCATCGAGACCCGCGTGAACGGAGAGGTGCGGCAGCATGCACCTCTGACCGACATGATCCACTCCGTGCCGGCGATCATCGAGTACGCCTCCGCCGTGTTCACCCTGCTGCCCGGAGACGTGATCATGACGGGGACGCCGGCCGGTGTCGGCACGTTCGAGGCCGGCGACGTGGTCGAGGTCGAGATCTCGGGACTGGGCATCCTGCGCAACAGCGTGCGCGACGCCGTACCCGCACCATGA
- a CDS encoding class I SAM-dependent methyltransferase translates to MRDALGTPGDRNLLDVGAGDGTLAETWSVGGWDVTACEPEASMRAVSRRRHPAIEPVDGALPDLPFADGTFDVVVANFVLNHVASPRESAAELRRVSRGIVIATTWTLSPSWLWAEITGRAGLKPFAGARLPAAEDFERTPEGFARMLREAGLGHVAVAEHEWAWNARPEALWASVEGGVAGAGALYAGLDAGDRRRFRAAFDFVVEQRRRGGVLPLEHRAAIAVATDA, encoded by the coding sequence ATGCGTGACGCGCTGGGCACGCCTGGCGACCGCAACCTGCTCGATGTCGGTGCCGGCGACGGCACACTCGCCGAAACGTGGTCGGTGGGCGGATGGGATGTCACCGCCTGCGAACCGGAGGCGTCGATGCGCGCCGTCTCGCGGCGGCGGCATCCTGCGATCGAGCCGGTCGACGGTGCACTGCCCGATCTTCCGTTCGCCGACGGCACCTTCGACGTCGTCGTCGCGAACTTCGTGCTGAATCACGTCGCCTCGCCACGCGAATCGGCCGCCGAACTGCGCCGGGTGAGTCGCGGCATCGTCATCGCGACCACCTGGACGCTGTCGCCCTCCTGGCTCTGGGCCGAGATCACGGGACGTGCCGGGCTGAAGCCGTTCGCGGGCGCGAGGCTTCCGGCTGCGGAGGACTTCGAGCGGACGCCCGAGGGTTTCGCACGGATGCTGAGGGAGGCGGGCCTGGGCCATGTCGCCGTCGCGGAGCATGAGTGGGCCTGGAACGCGCGACCCGAGGCGCTCTGGGCATCGGTCGAAGGAGGCGTCGCCGGTGCGGGCGCCCTATACGCCGGACTGGATGCGGGCGATCGGCGACGTTTCCGCGCGGCCTTCGACTTCGTCGTCGAGCAGCGGCGGAGAGGTGGCGTTCTGCCCCTCGAGCACCGGGCGGCGATAGCCGTGGCGACGGACGCCTGA